A genome region from Streptomyces xanthophaeus includes the following:
- a CDS encoding DsbA family protein: MSSRNSQANKAAARERLRAEREAQAKKDKIRRQVIVAGGVVLALAVIGGIGYGVMQANQPTHWEKAATAELVKPKNTEGADGTTVVIGKPEAKKTLELYEDSRCPACAAFEQAAGEQVKKDVDAGKYKLQYIGATFIDNAVKGEGSKNALSALGAALNVSPQAFLDYKAALYSKDLHPEESVDSFAKDDYLLKVADTVPALKGNAEFKKAVEDGTYDRWALEMSKSFDKSGVKGTPTLKMDGKKIETPQTAELFTAAIDKALQG; the protein is encoded by the coding sequence ATGAGTTCACGCAACAGCCAGGCGAACAAGGCAGCGGCCCGCGAGCGTCTGCGCGCCGAGCGCGAGGCCCAGGCCAAGAAGGACAAGATCCGCCGCCAGGTGATCGTGGCGGGCGGGGTCGTGCTCGCGCTCGCCGTGATCGGCGGCATCGGCTACGGGGTCATGCAGGCCAACCAGCCCACCCACTGGGAGAAGGCCGCCACCGCCGAGCTGGTCAAGCCGAAGAACACCGAGGGCGCGGACGGCACCACGGTCGTCATCGGCAAGCCCGAAGCGAAGAAGACCCTGGAGCTGTACGAGGACTCGCGCTGCCCGGCCTGTGCCGCCTTCGAGCAGGCCGCCGGCGAGCAGGTCAAGAAGGACGTGGACGCGGGCAAGTACAAGCTCCAGTACATCGGCGCCACCTTCATCGACAACGCCGTCAAGGGCGAGGGTTCGAAGAACGCGCTGAGCGCCCTGGGCGCGGCGCTGAACGTCAGCCCGCAGGCCTTCCTCGACTACAAGGCCGCGCTGTACTCCAAGGACCTGCACCCCGAGGAGAGCGTCGACAGCTTCGCCAAGGACGACTACCTGCTGAAGGTCGCGGACACGGTCCCGGCGCTCAAGGGCAACGCCGAGTTCAAGAAGGCCGTCGAGGACGGTACGTACGACCGGTGGGCGCTGGAGATGTCGAAGTCCTTCGACAAGTCCGGGGTGAAGGGCACGCCGACCCTGAAGATGGACGGCAAGAAGATCGAGACCCCGCAGACTGCGGAGCTGTTCACAGCGGCGATCGACAAGGCCCTGCAGGGCTGA
- a CDS encoding alkaline phosphatase D family protein: protein MTSQLTPSQSAATPRRRTVVLAAAATAALAPLTSLGASAAHAAGTAPAFLHGVASGDPLPDGVLLWTRVTPTPEAVPGSGLGPATQVGWEVASDKAFSRVVGSGTVTVSAAADHTVKVDVRGLQPQTPYWYRFTAGGVVSPVGRTLTTPAHEATTEGVRFGVVSCANWESGYFSAYRHLAARTDLHAILHLGDYIYEYQSGGYPEAKYVVRPHEPKHEIVSLADYRTRHGKYKTDADLQALHHAHPVIAIWDDHEFANDSWAGGAENHTPGAEGEWAARAAAAKQAYFEWMPVRASIAGTVYRRLRFGTLADLHLLDLRSFRSQQTKVGSGSVDDPERTITGRAQLDWLKSGLAGSEATWKLVGTSVMISPVAFASLPAHLLKPLTKLLGLPEGGLAINVDQWDGYTDDRKELLGHLKDRGVKNTVFLTGDIHMAWANEVPMNMATYPGSGTAATEFVVTSVTSDNLDDMLHVLPDTLSLVAESAIKAANWHVKWLDMDAHGYGVLDVTAERSQMDYYVVSDKRQPGATSAWSRSYRTLNGTQKVDRVYQPVR, encoded by the coding sequence GTGACCAGTCAACTCACCCCTTCCCAGTCAGCGGCAACTCCCCGCCGCCGTACGGTCGTTCTGGCCGCTGCGGCCACGGCCGCACTGGCCCCCCTCACCTCCCTGGGCGCCTCGGCCGCCCACGCGGCGGGCACCGCGCCCGCCTTCCTCCACGGCGTCGCCTCGGGCGACCCGCTGCCCGACGGGGTCCTTCTGTGGACCCGCGTCACCCCGACCCCCGAGGCCGTACCCGGCTCGGGGCTCGGCCCGGCCACCCAGGTGGGCTGGGAAGTGGCGTCCGACAAGGCCTTCTCCCGCGTCGTCGGCTCCGGCACCGTCACCGTGAGCGCCGCCGCCGACCACACGGTCAAGGTCGACGTACGCGGGCTGCAGCCGCAGACGCCCTACTGGTACCGGTTCACCGCCGGCGGCGTCGTCTCCCCCGTCGGGCGCACCCTGACCACCCCGGCCCACGAGGCGACGACCGAGGGGGTCCGCTTCGGCGTGGTCTCCTGCGCCAACTGGGAGTCCGGCTACTTCTCCGCCTACCGCCACCTGGCGGCCCGCACGGATCTGCACGCGATCCTGCACCTGGGTGACTACATCTACGAGTACCAGTCCGGGGGCTACCCGGAGGCGAAGTACGTCGTACGCCCGCACGAGCCGAAGCACGAGATCGTCTCGCTCGCCGACTACCGTACGCGGCACGGCAAGTACAAGACGGACGCCGACCTCCAGGCCCTGCACCACGCCCACCCGGTCATCGCCATCTGGGACGACCACGAGTTCGCCAACGACAGCTGGGCCGGCGGCGCCGAGAACCACACGCCGGGCGCCGAGGGCGAGTGGGCGGCCCGCGCGGCCGCCGCCAAGCAGGCGTACTTCGAGTGGATGCCCGTACGCGCCTCCATCGCGGGCACCGTCTACCGCCGGCTGCGCTTCGGTACCCTCGCCGACCTGCACCTGCTGGACCTGCGCTCCTTCCGCTCGCAGCAGACCAAGGTCGGCAGCGGCTCGGTGGACGACCCGGAGCGCACCATCACCGGGCGCGCCCAGCTGGACTGGCTCAAGTCGGGCCTCGCGGGCTCGGAGGCGACCTGGAAGCTGGTGGGCACCTCGGTGATGATCTCGCCGGTGGCCTTCGCCTCGCTGCCCGCGCACCTGCTGAAGCCGCTGACCAAGCTGCTCGGACTGCCCGAGGGCGGCCTCGCGATCAACGTGGACCAGTGGGACGGGTACACGGACGACCGCAAGGAGCTGCTGGGCCACCTGAAGGACCGGGGCGTCAAGAACACCGTGTTCCTGACCGGTGACATCCACATGGCCTGGGCGAACGAGGTCCCGATGAACATGGCCACGTACCCGGGCTCGGGCACGGCGGCGACCGAGTTCGTGGTCACGTCGGTGACCTCCGACAACCTCGACGACATGCTGCACGTCCTGCCGGACACCCTCTCGCTGGTCGCCGAGTCGGCCATCAAGGCCGCCAACTGGCACGTGAAGTGGCTCGACATGGACGCGCACGGCT
- the dnaE gene encoding DNA polymerase III subunit alpha encodes MTKPPFTHLHVHTQYSLLDGAARLKDMFNACNEMGMTHIAMSDHGNLHGAYDFFHTAQKAGITPIIGIEAYVAPESRRNKRRIQWGQPHQKRDDVSGSGGYTHKTIWASNATGLHNIFRLSSDAYAEGWLTKWPRMDKETISKWSEGLIASTGCPSGEVQTRLRLGQFDEAVQAASDYKDIFGEGRYFLELMDHGIEIERRVRDGLLEIGKKLGIPPLVTNDSHYTYASEATAHDALLCIQTGKNLSDPDRFRFDGTGYYLKSTDEMYAIDSSDAWQEGCANTRLVADQIDTEGMFKFRNLMPKFDIPEGHTEVSWFREETMRGMHRRYPGGIPEDRMQQAEYEMDTIISMGFPGYFLVVADFIMWAKNQGIAVGPGRGSAAGSIVAYAMGITDLDPLTHGLIFERFLNPERVSMPDVDIDFDERRRVEVIRYVTEKYGADKVAMIGTYGTIKAKNAIKDSARVLGYPYAMGDRLTKAMPADVLGKGIPLSGILDPTHPRYGEAGEIRGMYENEPDVKKVIDTARGVEGLVRQMGVHAAGVIMSSETITDHVPVWVRHTDGVTITQWDYPSCESLGLLKMDFLGLRNLTIMDDAVKMVKANKGIDIDLLGLPLDDPKTFELLGRGDTLGVFQFDGGPMRSLLRLMKPDNFEDISAVSALYRPGPMGMNSHTNYALRKNKQQEITPIHPELEGPLEEVLAVTYGLIVYQEQVQKAAQIIAGYSLGEADILRRVMGKKKPEELAKNFVIFEEGARGKGFSDQAIKALWDVLVPFAGYAFNKAHSAAYGLVSYWTAYLKANFPAEYMAGLLTSVKDDKDKSAIYLNECRRMGIKVLPPNVNESEPNFAAQGDDVILFGLTAVRNVGTNVVESIIRTRKAKGKFSSFPDFLDKVEAVVCNKRTVESLIKAGAYDEMGHTRKGLVAHHESMIDNVVAVKRKEAEGQFDLFGGMGDENASDEPGFGLDVEFSDVEWEKSYLLAQEREMLGLYVSDHPLFGLEHVLSDKTDAGISQLTGGEHSDGAVVTIGGIISGLQRKMTKQGNAWAIATVEDLAGSIECMFFPATYQLVSTQLVEDTVVFVKGRLDKREDVPRLVAMEMMVPDLSSAGTNAPVVLTIPTVKVTPPMVTRLGEILRHHKGNTEVRIKLQGPRTTTVLRLDKHRVQPDPALFGDLKVLLGPSCLAG; translated from the coding sequence GTGACAAAGCCGCCGTTCACGCACCTGCACGTCCACACCCAGTACTCGCTGCTGGACGGTGCCGCACGGCTGAAGGACATGTTCAACGCGTGCAACGAGATGGGCATGACGCACATCGCCATGTCCGACCACGGCAACCTGCACGGGGCGTACGACTTCTTCCACACCGCGCAGAAGGCCGGCATCACGCCGATCATCGGCATCGAGGCGTACGTCGCCCCCGAGTCCCGGCGCAACAAGCGGCGCATCCAGTGGGGCCAGCCGCACCAGAAGCGCGACGACGTCTCCGGTTCCGGCGGTTACACCCACAAGACGATCTGGGCGTCGAACGCCACCGGTCTGCACAACATCTTCCGGCTGTCCTCCGACGCGTACGCCGAGGGCTGGCTCACGAAGTGGCCGCGGATGGACAAGGAGACCATCTCCAAGTGGTCCGAGGGCCTGATCGCCTCCACCGGCTGCCCGTCCGGCGAGGTGCAGACCAGGCTGCGGCTCGGCCAGTTCGACGAGGCCGTGCAGGCCGCCTCCGACTACAAGGACATCTTCGGCGAGGGGCGCTACTTCCTGGAGCTGATGGACCACGGCATCGAGATCGAGCGCCGGGTCCGCGACGGGCTGCTGGAGATCGGCAAGAAGCTCGGCATCCCGCCGCTGGTGACGAACGACTCCCACTACACCTACGCCAGCGAGGCGACGGCCCACGACGCCCTGCTCTGCATCCAGACCGGCAAGAACCTCTCGGACCCGGACCGCTTCCGCTTCGACGGCACCGGCTACTACCTGAAGTCGACCGACGAGATGTACGCGATCGACTCCTCGGACGCCTGGCAGGAGGGCTGCGCCAACACCCGGCTGGTCGCCGACCAGATCGACACCGAGGGCATGTTCAAGTTCCGGAACCTGATGCCGAAGTTCGACATCCCGGAAGGCCACACCGAGGTCAGCTGGTTCCGCGAGGAGACCATGCGCGGCATGCACCGCCGCTACCCCGGAGGCATTCCGGAGGACCGGATGCAGCAGGCCGAGTACGAGATGGACACGATCATCTCGATGGGCTTCCCCGGCTACTTCCTCGTGGTCGCCGACTTCATCATGTGGGCCAAGAACCAGGGCATCGCGGTGGGCCCGGGCCGAGGCTCCGCGGCCGGTTCGATCGTCGCGTACGCCATGGGCATCACCGACCTCGACCCGCTCACGCACGGCCTGATCTTCGAGCGCTTCCTGAACCCCGAGCGCGTCTCCATGCCCGACGTCGACATCGACTTCGACGAGCGCCGGCGCGTCGAGGTGATCAGGTACGTGACCGAGAAGTACGGCGCCGACAAGGTCGCCATGATCGGCACCTACGGCACCATCAAGGCCAAGAACGCGATCAAGGACTCCGCGCGCGTCCTGGGCTACCCGTACGCCATGGGCGACCGCCTCACCAAGGCCATGCCCGCCGACGTCCTCGGCAAGGGCATCCCGCTCTCCGGCATCCTCGACCCGACGCACCCCCGCTACGGCGAGGCCGGCGAGATCCGCGGGATGTACGAGAACGAGCCGGACGTGAAGAAGGTCATCGACACCGCCCGCGGTGTGGAGGGCCTGGTCCGCCAGATGGGCGTGCACGCCGCCGGCGTGATCATGTCCAGCGAGACCATCACCGACCACGTACCCGTCTGGGTGCGGCACACCGACGGCGTCACCATCACCCAGTGGGACTACCCGAGCTGCGAGTCGCTCGGCCTGCTGAAGATGGACTTCCTCGGCCTGCGCAACCTCACGATCATGGACGACGCCGTCAAGATGGTGAAGGCCAACAAGGGGATCGACATCGATCTCCTGGGCCTCCCGCTCGACGACCCCAAGACCTTCGAACTGCTCGGCCGCGGTGACACCCTCGGCGTCTTCCAGTTCGACGGCGGGCCCATGCGCTCCCTGCTGCGCCTGATGAAGCCCGACAACTTCGAGGACATCTCCGCCGTCTCGGCCCTGTACCGGCCGGGCCCGATGGGCATGAACTCGCACACGAACTACGCCCTGCGCAAGAACAAGCAGCAGGAGATCACCCCGATCCACCCGGAGCTGGAGGGGCCGCTCGAAGAGGTGCTCGCGGTCACCTACGGCCTGATCGTCTACCAGGAGCAGGTCCAGAAGGCCGCCCAGATCATCGCCGGGTACTCGCTCGGCGAGGCCGACATCCTGCGCCGCGTGATGGGCAAGAAGAAGCCCGAGGAGCTGGCGAAGAACTTCGTCATCTTCGAGGAGGGCGCCAGGGGCAAGGGCTTCAGCGACCAGGCGATCAAGGCCCTGTGGGACGTCCTGGTCCCCTTCGCCGGCTACGCCTTCAACAAGGCCCACTCGGCCGCGTACGGCCTGGTCTCCTACTGGACCGCCTACCTCAAGGCGAACTTCCCGGCCGAATACATGGCGGGCCTGCTCACCTCGGTCAAGGACGACAAGGACAAGTCCGCGATCTACCTGAACGAGTGCCGCCGGATGGGCATCAAGGTCCTGCCGCCGAACGTGAACGAGTCCGAGCCGAACTTCGCGGCCCAGGGCGACGACGTGATCCTCTTCGGCCTCACCGCGGTGCGCAACGTCGGCACGAACGTCGTCGAGTCGATCATCAGGACGAGGAAGGCCAAGGGGAAGTTCTCCTCCTTCCCCGACTTCCTGGACAAGGTCGAGGCCGTCGTCTGCAACAAGCGCACCGTCGAGTCGCTGATCAAGGCCGGCGCCTACGACGAGATGGGCCACACCCGCAAGGGCCTGGTCGCACACCACGAGTCGATGATCGACAACGTGGTCGCGGTCAAGCGCAAGGAGGCCGAGGGACAGTTCGACCTGTTCGGCGGGATGGGTGACGAGAACGCGAGCGACGAGCCCGGCTTCGGCCTCGACGTGGAGTTCTCCGACGTCGAGTGGGAGAAGTCCTACCTGCTCGCCCAGGAGCGCGAGATGCTCGGCCTCTACGTCTCCGACCACCCGCTCTTCGGCCTGGAGCACGTGCTCTCCGACAAGACGGACGCCGGCATCTCCCAGCTGACCGGCGGCGAGCACTCCGACGGCGCCGTCGTCACCATCGGCGGCATCATCTCGGGCCTCCAGCGCAAGATGACCAAGCAGGGCAACGCCTGGGCCATCGCCACCGTCGAGGACCTGGCCGGGTCCATCGAATGCATGTTCTTCCCGGCGACCTACCAGCTCGTCTCCACCCAGCTGGTCGAGGACACCGTCGTCTTCGTCAAGGGCCGCCTCGACAAGCGCGAGGACGTCCCCCGCCTGGTCGCCATGGAGATGATGGTCCCCGACCTCTCCTCGGCCGGCACCAACGCCCCGGTGGTCCTGACCATCCCCACCGTCAAGGTCACGCCGCCGATGGTGACCCGTCTGGGCGAGATCCTGCGCCACCACAAGGGCAACACCGAGGTGCGGATCAAGCTCCAGGGGCCGCGGACCACCACCGTGCTCCGCCTCGACAAGCACCGCGTCCAGCCCGACCCCGCGCTCTTCGGCGACCTCAAGGTGCTGCTCGGACCGTCCTGCCTGGCCGGATAG
- a CDS encoding DUF2252 domain-containing protein, translating into MAVPETTDEQRAEQILDVFDTAFGELLAADPAAFQVKFRKMAASAFAFYRGTACLFYSDLERDRHGGPYLDERTGRVWIHGDLHAENFGTYMDSNGRLIFNVNDFDEAYIGPFTWDLKRFAASVALIGYTKALSDDQISELVRIYAGAYRERIHRLATGAKNDEVPSFTLDTAEGPLLDALRSARSRTRFSLLDSMTEIRDYERRFTSGGGSIELDAATRYKVLAAFDGYLETLPDESLVRPDSYRVKDVVGRRGVGIGSAGLPSYNILLEGHSDALENDVVIYLKQAQTPAVSRHITDRAVREYFLHEGHRTVISQRALQAHADPWLGWTELDGAGQLVAEVSPYAVDLDWSDLDDPEEIAAVVADLGRATATMHASADEAESGQSLVPFSTERAIDAAIAADEEGFSDLLVDFAHAYGARARADHQIFVDLFRNGRLTP; encoded by the coding sequence ATGGCGGTCCCCGAGACGACCGACGAGCAGCGCGCCGAGCAGATCCTCGACGTGTTCGACACCGCGTTCGGTGAGCTGCTCGCCGCCGACCCCGCTGCCTTCCAGGTCAAATTCCGCAAGATGGCGGCTTCGGCCTTCGCCTTCTACCGGGGTACCGCCTGCCTCTTCTACTCCGACCTGGAGCGGGACCGGCACGGCGGCCCTTACCTGGACGAGCGGACGGGCCGGGTGTGGATCCACGGAGACCTGCACGCCGAGAACTTCGGCACGTACATGGACTCCAACGGCCGGCTGATCTTCAACGTCAACGATTTCGACGAGGCCTATATCGGCCCTTTCACCTGGGACCTGAAGCGGTTCGCCGCCTCCGTCGCCCTGATCGGCTACACCAAGGCGCTCAGCGACGACCAGATAAGCGAGCTGGTGCGGATCTACGCGGGCGCCTACCGGGAGCGGATCCACCGGCTGGCCACGGGTGCGAAGAATGACGAGGTGCCCTCCTTCACCCTGGACACCGCCGAGGGCCCTCTGCTGGACGCGCTGCGCTCGGCCCGCTCCCGGACGCGTTTCTCCCTGCTGGACTCGATGACGGAGATACGGGACTACGAGCGCCGCTTCACCTCCGGCGGCGGTTCCATCGAGCTGGACGCCGCGACCCGCTACAAGGTGCTGGCCGCCTTCGACGGGTACCTGGAGACGCTTCCCGACGAGTCCCTCGTGCGCCCCGACTCCTACCGGGTCAAGGACGTGGTGGGGCGCCGGGGCGTCGGCATCGGCTCGGCGGGCCTGCCGTCCTACAACATCCTGCTGGAGGGGCACAGCGACGCCCTGGAGAACGACGTCGTGATCTACCTCAAGCAGGCGCAGACCCCGGCGGTCTCCCGGCACATCACGGACCGGGCGGTGCGGGAGTACTTCCTGCACGAGGGGCACCGCACGGTGATCTCCCAGCGGGCCCTGCAGGCGCACGCCGACCCGTGGCTGGGCTGGACCGAGCTGGACGGCGCGGGTCAGCTGGTGGCGGAGGTCTCCCCGTACGCGGTGGACCTGGACTGGTCGGACCTGGACGACCCGGAGGAGATCGCGGCCGTCGTCGCCGATCTCGGCCGGGCGACCGCGACCATGCACGCGTCGGCCGACGAGGCCGAGAGCGGGCAGTCCCTGGTGCCCTTCTCCACCGAGCGGGCCATCGACGCGGCGATCGCGGCCGACGAGGAGGGCTTCTCGGATCTGCTCGTGGACTTCGCCCACGCGTACGGGGCCCGGGCGCGCGCCGACCACCAGATCTTCGTGGACCTTTTCCGTAACGGGCGTCTCACTCCCTGA